From Myxococcus stipitatus, the proteins below share one genomic window:
- a CDS encoding serine/threonine-protein kinase codes for MALQPGDRFGRYELVSWLGRGGMAETWRARWVGDAGVSKSVLIKKVLPQFANDDAFISMFISEARISATLSHGNIAQVFDFGRVDGQYYLAMELVDGQPLHRVLKRAQKTGLQAFPIPLAVYIVLEMCRGLFYAHTRTDDRGQPLGIVHRDISPDNVLISYEGQVKIVDFGIAKARMQRNFSTEPGVVKGKFLYFSPEQARGREVDARTDVWATGLVLYELLCGQMPVEGTQASVMMRMAHGEFPSPREVRKEIPSALNEIVMRALSVSLEGRFESANAFGDSLAAFLYSFAPRFSPMNLAYLIRVLFRGDIAVEGRELAVPQSFIEELALWRTGTAAMPAVKPQGSRKLLPERIELGAEAEEAPTAPSPARGAERPSTTLRELPVVTGGNPPDSWRGGQLLGVGVAVAALLGGAAIIHDIESEPSPSLHALTPVVPAIVDAGGPAEPPAPPSEGARADPSEGVRATPRPPVDRLAIGKMIEEMGRLIRARRYERAVEIGKRCVEQSPAEAECHLLLGSALARNARPEEAYTSYQRFVEFAPPNDPRREMVRGLLRDYDQAHP; via the coding sequence ATGGCCTTGCAACCCGGTGACAGGTTCGGCCGATACGAGCTGGTTTCATGGCTTGGTCGGGGGGGAATGGCGGAGACGTGGCGCGCCCGCTGGGTGGGCGACGCTGGCGTGTCCAAGTCCGTCCTCATCAAGAAGGTGTTGCCGCAGTTCGCCAATGACGACGCGTTCATCTCCATGTTCATCAGCGAGGCGCGTATCTCCGCGACGTTGTCGCACGGGAACATCGCGCAGGTGTTCGACTTCGGGCGGGTGGATGGGCAGTACTACCTGGCGATGGAGTTGGTGGATGGGCAGCCGTTGCACCGGGTGCTGAAGCGGGCGCAGAAGACGGGGCTGCAGGCGTTTCCCATCCCGCTCGCGGTCTACATCGTCCTGGAGATGTGCCGGGGGCTGTTCTACGCGCACACGCGGACGGACGACAGGGGACAGCCGCTGGGCATCGTTCACCGGGACATCTCTCCGGACAACGTGCTCATCAGCTACGAGGGCCAGGTCAAGATCGTCGACTTCGGCATCGCCAAGGCGCGGATGCAGCGCAACTTCAGCACCGAGCCCGGGGTGGTGAAGGGGAAGTTCCTCTACTTCTCGCCGGAGCAGGCGCGGGGCAGGGAAGTGGATGCGCGCACGGACGTGTGGGCCACGGGGTTGGTGTTGTACGAGCTGCTGTGCGGGCAGATGCCGGTGGAGGGGACGCAGGCGTCGGTGATGATGCGGATGGCGCACGGGGAGTTCCCTTCGCCAAGGGAGGTCCGCAAGGAGATCCCCTCGGCGCTGAATGAAATCGTGATGCGGGCGCTGTCGGTGAGCCTGGAAGGGCGTTTCGAGTCAGCGAATGCCTTTGGGGATTCGCTCGCCGCGTTCCTGTATTCGTTCGCGCCACGGTTCTCCCCGATGAACCTGGCCTACCTCATCCGGGTGTTGTTCCGGGGAGACATCGCGGTGGAGGGGCGGGAGCTGGCGGTGCCCCAGTCGTTCATCGAGGAGCTGGCCTTGTGGCGGACGGGGACGGCGGCCATGCCCGCGGTCAAGCCACAAGGCTCGCGCAAGCTCCTGCCGGAGCGCATCGAGCTTGGAGCGGAGGCGGAGGAAGCGCCAACGGCTCCGAGTCCCGCACGCGGGGCCGAGCGGCCGTCCACGACCTTGCGTGAGCTGCCCGTCGTGACGGGCGGGAATCCACCCGACTCATGGCGCGGCGGCCAGCTGCTTGGAGTGGGCGTCGCCGTGGCCGCCCTGCTGGGCGGAGCCGCGATCATCCATGACATCGAGTCCGAGCCCTCACCCTCGCTCCATGCCTTGACTCCCGTGGTGCCCGCCATCGTGGACGCGGGGGGGCCGGCGGAGCCACCCGCGCCGCCTTCAGAGGGAGCGCGAGCCGACCCGTCCGAGGGGGTTCGCGCCACTCCGCGTCCGCCTGTCGACAGGCTTGCCATCGGGAAGATGATCGAAGAGATGGGCAGGTTGATCAGGGCCCGCCGGTATGAACGCGCGGTGGAGATCGGGAAGAGGTGCGTGGAGCAGTCTCCAGCCGAAGCGGAATGCCATCTGCTCCTCGGGTCGGCGCTGGCCAGGAATGCGCGCCCCGAGGAGGCATACACATCCTACCAACGCTTCGTGGAGTTCGCGCCGCCCAATGACCCCAGGCGCGAAATGGTGCGTGGGCTGCTCAGGGATTACGACCAGGCACATCCGTGA
- a CDS encoding sigma 54-interacting transcriptional regulator, translated as MARMGDEDGDEALVRTDALPALRSLNVRVKLAVLSGPDSGKVYPLAPGRYRLGSEATADIVLPDRAVSRQHLILEVRENGVRAVDPGSRNGSYCEGMRFSELEVRPGAVLTLGTTELKLVPEGERSRALPLSSRNSFGGLVGNSRRMREVFTLLERLAQGESDVLIQGETGTGKELCAEAIHLHSPRAKGPFVIADLAGIAPQLLESELFGHVKGAFTGAHGDRAGAFERAHGGTLFLDEVGELPLEVQPRLLRALERRQVKRVGANDYRTFNVRVVAATHQDLEGAVAQGRFRGDLFHRLAVLRAELPPLRERPDDIPLLIDTVLSRLGKPPSALSDTTRVLLAQYPWPGNVRELRNVVDRVVNLGEEALPDIPDVPAPSSPRPPASNEDPESTLSLKLDLPFKEAKEQLIDGFERDYLRNLVERCEGNLSRAAREAAIDRVYLRKLLRKHGLDAGGS; from the coding sequence GTGGCACGTATGGGTGACGAGGACGGGGACGAGGCGCTGGTCCGCACCGATGCACTGCCAGCGCTCCGGAGCCTGAACGTCCGGGTGAAGCTGGCGGTGTTGTCGGGGCCGGATTCCGGCAAGGTGTACCCTCTTGCGCCGGGGCGGTACCGCCTGGGCTCCGAGGCGACGGCGGACATCGTCCTGCCAGACAGGGCCGTCTCCCGCCAGCACCTCATCCTCGAGGTGAGGGAGAACGGCGTCCGGGCCGTGGACCCCGGCTCCCGCAATGGCTCCTACTGCGAGGGCATGCGCTTCTCGGAGCTGGAGGTACGCCCCGGGGCGGTCCTGACCCTGGGGACCACGGAGCTGAAGCTCGTGCCCGAGGGAGAGCGGAGCCGCGCCCTGCCCTTGTCCTCTCGCAACAGCTTTGGCGGGCTGGTGGGCAACAGCCGGCGCATGCGCGAGGTCTTCACCCTCCTCGAGCGGCTGGCCCAGGGCGAGTCGGACGTCCTCATCCAGGGCGAGACGGGCACGGGTAAGGAGCTGTGCGCGGAGGCCATCCACCTGCACAGTCCACGCGCCAAGGGCCCGTTCGTCATCGCGGACCTCGCGGGCATCGCGCCGCAGCTGCTGGAGAGCGAGCTGTTCGGCCATGTGAAGGGCGCCTTCACCGGCGCGCATGGTGATCGCGCGGGCGCCTTCGAGCGCGCCCACGGGGGCACCCTCTTCCTCGACGAGGTGGGCGAGCTGCCCCTGGAGGTCCAGCCCCGGCTGCTGCGGGCCCTGGAGCGACGGCAGGTGAAGCGCGTGGGCGCCAATGACTACCGCACCTTCAACGTGCGCGTGGTGGCCGCCACGCACCAGGACCTGGAGGGCGCGGTCGCGCAGGGCCGCTTCCGCGGCGACCTGTTCCACCGGCTCGCGGTGTTGCGCGCGGAGCTCCCTCCGCTGAGGGAGCGGCCCGACGACATCCCGCTCCTCATCGACACCGTGCTGTCGCGTCTGGGAAAGCCGCCCAGCGCCCTGTCGGACACGACGCGCGTGTTGCTGGCGCAGTACCCGTGGCCCGGCAACGTGCGCGAGCTGCGCAACGTGGTGGACCGGGTGGTGAACCTCGGCGAGGAGGCGCTGCCGGACATCCCGGACGTGCCCGCGCCCTCCAGCCCGAGGCCCCCGGCCTCGAACGAGGATCCGGAGTCGACGCTGTCGCTCAAGCTCGACCTGCCCTTCAAGGAAGCGAAGGAGCAGCTCATCGACGGGTTCGAGCGCGACTACCTCCGCAACCTCGTCGAGCGCTGCGAGGGCAACCTGTCGCGCGCCGCGCGCGAGGCGGCGATCGACCGCGTCTACTTGCGCAAGCTCCTGCGCAAGCACGGCCTGGACGCCGGCGGCTCCTGA
- a CDS encoding DUF4382 domain-containing protein: protein MSIPSRRRAALAATLALALATLVGCGGNDGKVTVLMTDAPGDDIQTAVVTISEIYLQGGDEGGRVVLRSEPATVSLLDLANSTAELVSEAEVPNGDYSELRFVITGGYVEAKNADGTTSIFATSNDYAGLPAGAVVAGQLHMPSYGSSGLKVKFAETLTIEGEQKILLVDFDVAQSFGKEAGGSGKWVMSPVIKAAEITASASVHVTATLGEGVTLPSLEGHALTLADVNAVLVNAEGSREPQPLTDVDGDGTFEATFKFLIPGTFQVELEGPAGVVLTTTPGQPASIQLASGKDQTQAFVVTSVQTP, encoded by the coding sequence ATGTCGATTCCTTCACGTCGTCGAGCGGCTCTCGCCGCGACACTCGCGCTCGCCCTCGCCACGCTGGTGGGCTGTGGCGGCAATGATGGCAAGGTCACCGTCCTCATGACGGATGCTCCGGGTGACGACATCCAGACCGCCGTCGTCACCATCTCGGAGATCTACCTCCAGGGCGGAGACGAGGGCGGCCGTGTCGTGCTGCGCTCCGAACCCGCGACGGTCAGCCTCCTGGACCTGGCCAACTCCACCGCGGAGCTCGTATCCGAGGCCGAGGTCCCGAACGGCGATTACTCCGAGCTGCGCTTCGTCATCACCGGCGGCTATGTGGAGGCGAAGAACGCGGACGGCACGACGTCCATCTTCGCCACGTCGAATGACTACGCCGGCCTGCCCGCGGGCGCCGTCGTCGCCGGCCAGCTCCACATGCCCAGCTATGGCAGCTCCGGGCTCAAGGTGAAGTTCGCCGAGACGCTCACCATCGAGGGCGAGCAGAAGATCCTCCTCGTCGACTTCGACGTGGCGCAGAGCTTCGGCAAGGAGGCCGGTGGCTCCGGCAAGTGGGTGATGAGCCCGGTCATCAAGGCCGCGGAAATCACCGCCTCCGCGAGCGTCCACGTCACCGCCACGCTGGGCGAGGGCGTGACGCTCCCCAGCCTCGAGGGCCACGCCCTGACGCTCGCGGACGTCAACGCCGTGCTCGTCAACGCCGAGGGCAGCCGGGAGCCGCAGCCCCTGACGGACGTGGACGGCGACGGGACCTTCGAGGCCACCTTCAAGTTCCTCATCCCCGGCACCTTCCAGGTCGAACTCGAGGGGCCGGCGGGCGTCGTCCTCACCACCACCCCTGGACAGCCCGCGTCCATCCAGCTGGCCTCGGGCAAGGATCAAACCCAGGCCTTCGTCGTCACGAGCGTCCAGACGCCCTGA
- a CDS encoding GNAT family N-acetyltransferase, with product MSTRIHLDCGPCVLRPWRRGDEAALIRHANNRALWKNLRDRFPHPYTQADAEWWVAHASSAPEPPLNLAIEVEGEAAGSIGLIPGTDIERYSAEVGYWLGEAHWGKGIVSAALASFSTWTFATLPFIRLFALPFATNLGSRRVLEKAGYSYEGTLRSHAVKDGQVLDMALYARLHPEGARAPALRAAP from the coding sequence ATGAGCACGCGCATCCACCTCGACTGTGGCCCCTGTGTCCTGCGCCCCTGGCGGCGAGGAGACGAGGCCGCGCTCATCCGGCACGCGAACAACCGCGCCCTCTGGAAGAACCTGAGAGATCGCTTCCCCCACCCCTACACGCAGGCGGACGCCGAGTGGTGGGTGGCCCATGCCTCCTCGGCCCCCGAGCCTCCGCTCAACCTCGCCATCGAGGTGGAGGGAGAGGCCGCGGGGTCCATCGGCCTGATTCCCGGGACGGACATCGAGCGCTACTCGGCGGAGGTCGGCTACTGGCTCGGCGAGGCGCACTGGGGCAAGGGCATCGTCTCCGCGGCGCTGGCGTCCTTCTCCACCTGGACCTTCGCGACCCTGCCCTTCATCCGGCTGTTCGCCCTCCCCTTCGCCACCAACCTGGGCTCGCGTCGCGTGCTCGAGAAGGCCGGCTATTCGTACGAGGGCACCCTGCGTTCGCACGCGGTGAAGGACGGCCAGGTCCTCGACATGGCGTTGTACGCACGCCTCCATCCAGAAGGCGCTCGCGCCCCGGCCCTCCGCGCCGCGCCTTGA
- a CDS encoding metallophosphatase domain-containing protein, with protein MRLVAVADTHLFHDDLRLPPGDVFIHAGDMCRRGDLEELERALDWIRGLPYRHKVIVAGNHDWAFARMPGRARALLGDDLTYLEDSEVVIDGLRFWGSPWQPAYGGWAFNLPRGGPLADKWARIPEGLDVLVTHGPPEGVGDGSSVAGRMGCADLRERVRLTRPRLHLFGHIHEDGGLWRADATCYANVTTWECERAATVIDIDPHAITEVHVPPAR; from the coding sequence ATGCGCCTCGTCGCGGTCGCCGACACACACCTCTTCCACGACGACCTCCGCCTTCCGCCGGGGGATGTCTTCATCCACGCGGGAGACATGTGCCGCCGGGGAGACCTCGAGGAGCTGGAGCGCGCCTTGGACTGGATTCGGGGCCTGCCCTACCGACACAAGGTCATCGTCGCGGGCAATCACGACTGGGCCTTCGCTCGGATGCCAGGAAGGGCGCGCGCGCTGCTCGGGGACGACCTCACCTACCTCGAGGACTCCGAGGTCGTCATCGACGGGCTTCGCTTCTGGGGCAGCCCCTGGCAACCGGCCTATGGCGGCTGGGCCTTCAACCTCCCACGTGGCGGGCCGCTCGCGGACAAGTGGGCGCGCATCCCCGAGGGCCTCGACGTGCTCGTCACCCATGGCCCGCCCGAGGGAGTGGGAGATGGCTCCTCCGTCGCGGGCCGTATGGGCTGCGCGGACCTGCGCGAGCGTGTCCGCCTCACCCGCCCGCGGCTGCACCTGTTCGGCCACATCCACGAGGATGGCGGACTCTGGCGCGCGGACGCGACCTGTTACGCGAACGTGACGACCTGGGAGTGCGAGCGCGCCGCGACGGTCATCGATATCGACCCCCACGCCATCACCGAGGTCCACGTCCCACCCGCGCGCTGA